A window of the Lolium perenne isolate Kyuss_39 chromosome 7, Kyuss_2.0, whole genome shotgun sequence genome harbors these coding sequences:
- the LOC127313562 gene encoding receptor homology region, transmembrane domain- and RING domain-containing protein 2 isoform X1: MNCSRGGRLFPLLLCAVVYIMAQPGACNVVLIANNTTLSFSDVEATFTPAVEGSGVNGVIYTVEPLDACSPLSKRAVEGPISPFALILRGGCQFDDKVRNAQDAGFKAVIVYDNKDHGVLVSMAGSSFGIDIYAVFISKASGEVLKKYSGQSDAQLWIISTHVNSALSIMAISFTALLAMSAVLATCFFVRRHQIRRDIARMPAAREFHGMSSQLVKAMPSLIFTEVQEDNCTSATCAICLEDYSVGEKIRVLPCRHKFHAACVDLWLTSWRTFCPVCKRDANAGAPNLPASESTPLLSSIIHLPAESTALASFRSMVAASPPRSISRHPSSQSISRTHSNSRMHRSHNPCRSYSNSPTISTSRSNVDLANMSSPWSHTSHLASANSLGGGHLSPPISIRCTSHSRSSYGISGQYLGSPHIPRSSYGSPTYYPGSSGQQYPYIRQRTESGPSLFTMVPQSPQHTQLQHGGDSGTSLSASTSTQSLHQAYLQHCPDSDASLSAQSLPGC, from the exons ATGAACTGTTCAAGGGGAGGGAGATTATTCCCCCTCTTGTTATGTGCAGTGGTTTACATCATGGCTCAGCCGGGAGCTTGCAATGTGGTGCTGATAGCAAATAACACAACCTTGTCATTCAGTGATGTCGAGGCAACCTTTA CTCCTGCGGTGGAAGGTTCAGGTGTAAATGGTGTAATTTACACCGTGGAGCCTCTGGATGCATGCAGTCCTCTGAGTAAGAGGGCAGTTGAAGGACCTATATCACCATTTGCACTGATTTTAAGAGGTGGCTGCCAGTTTGATGATAAAGTTAGAAATGCTCAGGATGCCGGATTCAAGGCTGTGATAGTATATGATAACAAAGACCATGGTGTCCTTGTTTCAA TGGCTGGAAGCTCATTTGGAATCGACATATATGCTGTCTTCATCTCTAAGGCCTCAGGAGAGGTGTTGAAGAAATATTCAGGTCAAAGTGATGCTCAGTTGTGGATAATATCAACGCATGTGAACTCAGCTTTGTCAATTATGGCAATTTCTTTCACAGCACTGCTTGCTATGTCTGCTGTCCTAGCCACTTGTTTCTTTGTGAGAAGACACCAGATAAGAAGGGACATAGCTCGAATGCCTGCAGCACGAGAATTTCATGGAATGAGCAGTCAATTAGTTAAGGCAATGCCAAGTCTTATTTTTACGGAAGTCCAAGAAGACAACTGTACGTCAGCAACATGTGCCATTTGCTTAGAGGACTACAGTGTTGGTGAAAAGATAAGGGTGCTGCCTTGTCGTCACA AGTTCCATGCTGCCTGTGTGGACCTGTGGCTCACTTCATGGAGAACATTCTGCCCTGTATGCAAGCGGGATGCAAATGCTGGAGCGCCAAACCTCCCTGCATCAGAGTCTACCCCTTTGCTTTCTTCTATCATCCACTTGCCTGCTGAATCGACGGCTTTGGCTTCTTTTCGGTCAATGGTGGCAGCATCTCCTCCCAGGTCGATAAGTCGGCATCCATCATCACAGTCCATATCCCGCACACACTCCAATTCCAGAATGCACCGCAGTCATAATCCATGCAGATCTTATTCCAACTCACCTACCATCAGTACAAGTAGGAGCAATGTAGACCTTGCAAACATGTCATCCCCATGGTCTCACACTTCACACCTTGCATCTGCAAACTCTCTTGGTGGAGGGCATTTGTCTCCGCCAATCAGCATCAGATGTACATCACACTCTCGTTCCAGCTACGGTATTTCAGGGCAGTACTTAGGTTCACCCCACATACCTCGTTCCAGCTATGGGTCTCCAACCTATTATCCTGGCTCTTCAGGGCAGCAGTACCCTTACATTAGGCAACGCACGGAGTCAGGGCCAAGCCTATTTACCATGGTGCCCCAGTCACCACAACACACCCAGCTGCAGCACGGTGGCGACTCGGGGACGAGTCTATCAGCTTCAACGTCGACTCAGTCACTGCATCAGGCCTACCTACAGCATTGCCCTGATTCTGATGCAAGCTTATCGGCTCAGTCACTACCAGGCTGCTGA
- the LOC127313562 gene encoding receptor homology region, transmembrane domain- and RING domain-containing protein 2 isoform X2, whose product MAGSSFGIDIYAVFISKASGEVLKKYSGQSDAQLWIISTHVNSALSIMAISFTALLAMSAVLATCFFVRRHQIRRDIARMPAAREFHGMSSQLVKAMPSLIFTEVQEDNCTSATCAICLEDYSVGEKIRVLPCRHKFHAACVDLWLTSWRTFCPVCKRDANAGAPNLPASESTPLLSSIIHLPAESTALASFRSMVAASPPRSISRHPSSQSISRTHSNSRMHRSHNPCRSYSNSPTISTSRSNVDLANMSSPWSHTSHLASANSLGGGHLSPPISIRCTSHSRSSYGISGQYLGSPHIPRSSYGSPTYYPGSSGQQYPYIRQRTESGPSLFTMVPQSPQHTQLQHGGDSGTSLSASTSTQSLHQAYLQHCPDSDASLSAQSLPGC is encoded by the exons A TGGCTGGAAGCTCATTTGGAATCGACATATATGCTGTCTTCATCTCTAAGGCCTCAGGAGAGGTGTTGAAGAAATATTCAGGTCAAAGTGATGCTCAGTTGTGGATAATATCAACGCATGTGAACTCAGCTTTGTCAATTATGGCAATTTCTTTCACAGCACTGCTTGCTATGTCTGCTGTCCTAGCCACTTGTTTCTTTGTGAGAAGACACCAGATAAGAAGGGACATAGCTCGAATGCCTGCAGCACGAGAATTTCATGGAATGAGCAGTCAATTAGTTAAGGCAATGCCAAGTCTTATTTTTACGGAAGTCCAAGAAGACAACTGTACGTCAGCAACATGTGCCATTTGCTTAGAGGACTACAGTGTTGGTGAAAAGATAAGGGTGCTGCCTTGTCGTCACA AGTTCCATGCTGCCTGTGTGGACCTGTGGCTCACTTCATGGAGAACATTCTGCCCTGTATGCAAGCGGGATGCAAATGCTGGAGCGCCAAACCTCCCTGCATCAGAGTCTACCCCTTTGCTTTCTTCTATCATCCACTTGCCTGCTGAATCGACGGCTTTGGCTTCTTTTCGGTCAATGGTGGCAGCATCTCCTCCCAGGTCGATAAGTCGGCATCCATCATCACAGTCCATATCCCGCACACACTCCAATTCCAGAATGCACCGCAGTCATAATCCATGCAGATCTTATTCCAACTCACCTACCATCAGTACAAGTAGGAGCAATGTAGACCTTGCAAACATGTCATCCCCATGGTCTCACACTTCACACCTTGCATCTGCAAACTCTCTTGGTGGAGGGCATTTGTCTCCGCCAATCAGCATCAGATGTACATCACACTCTCGTTCCAGCTACGGTATTTCAGGGCAGTACTTAGGTTCACCCCACATACCTCGTTCCAGCTATGGGTCTCCAACCTATTATCCTGGCTCTTCAGGGCAGCAGTACCCTTACATTAGGCAACGCACGGAGTCAGGGCCAAGCCTATTTACCATGGTGCCCCAGTCACCACAACACACCCAGCTGCAGCACGGTGGCGACTCGGGGACGAGTCTATCAGCTTCAACGTCGACTCAGTCACTGCATCAGGCCTACCTACAGCATTGCCCTGATTCTGATGCAAGCTTATCGGCTCAGTCACTACCAGGCTGCTGA